From one Candidatus Gastranaerophilales bacterium genomic stretch:
- the ispG gene encoding flavodoxin-dependent (E)-4-hydroxy-3-methylbut-2-enyl-diphosphate synthase, with product MITRRTTKKINIGGVEIGSDAPVSVQSMCNTDTRDVKSTVEQISRLAEAGCELVRVAVLDKQAAEAIGEIKKHIKIPLIADIHFDYRLATEAINQGVDALRLNPGNIGRREFVEKVVNLAKERQTPIRIGVNSGSLEKEFQALNLPLYEKMVLSAKKHIQILEDLDFDLIKVSLKSSNVVTMIKAYELLAQEIDYPLHLGVTEAGTIKGGLIKSAVGIGTLLYQGIGDTIRVSLTDKPEEEVYAGFEILKSLGLRKKGINFVSCPTCGRCQYDLITLAKTVEDKFKHTEKTFTLAIMGCPVNGPGEAKHADIGVAGGAGFAYIFKKGEVIAQVQENEILNILEKEIEKL from the coding sequence ATGATTACAAGAAGAACTACGAAAAAGATAAATATCGGCGGGGTTGAAATAGGGTCTGACGCTCCTGTCAGTGTCCAATCAATGTGCAACACCGATACAAGAGATGTTAAATCAACGGTAGAGCAGATTTCACGACTAGCGGAAGCAGGATGTGAGCTTGTAAGAGTGGCGGTACTTGATAAGCAGGCAGCAGAAGCCATCGGAGAAATAAAAAAACATATAAAAATCCCTCTGATTGCTGATATACATTTTGACTACAGACTTGCCACAGAAGCCATAAATCAGGGAGTAGACGCATTGCGGCTTAACCCCGGAAACATAGGGCGCAGAGAATTTGTCGAAAAAGTCGTCAATCTTGCAAAAGAAAGACAAACCCCCATCAGGATAGGCGTAAATTCAGGCTCGTTAGAGAAAGAGTTTCAAGCGTTGAATTTGCCGCTATATGAAAAAATGGTTTTGAGCGCAAAAAAACACATACAAATCCTTGAGGATTTAGATTTTGACCTGATAAAAGTTTCGCTAAAATCCTCAAACGTAGTAACGATGATAAAAGCTTACGAACTCCTTGCGCAAGAGATAGATTATCCGCTGCATTTAGGTGTAACAGAAGCCGGTACAATAAAAGGCGGGCTTATAAAATCAGCGGTCGGCATAGGAACACTCTTATATCAGGGCATAGGCGATACTATAAGAGTTTCGCTTACAGATAAGCCCGAAGAAGAAGTCTACGCAGGGTTTGAAATCCTAAAATCTCTGGGTTTGCGCAAAAAAGGGATTAACTTTGTCAGCTGCCCGACCTGCGGAAGGTGTCAATATGACCTCATAACTCTTGCAAAAACGGTAGAAGATAAATTCAAGCACACGGAAAAAACCTTTACACTGGCAATTATGGGCTGCCCCGTGAACGGACCGGGAGAAGCCAAACATGCTGATATAGGAGTAGCCGGCGGAGCGGGGTTTGCGTATATTTTTAAAAAAGGCGAGGTAATAGCGCAAGTTCAGGAAAATGAAATTTTAAACATTCTTGAAAAAGAAATCGAAAAATTATAA
- a CDS encoding metallophosphoesterase family protein produces MVLAAVISDIHGNMEALEAVFADIRAQEIKNIFVLGDLALFGGEPNEAIDFIRGLSNEYNTKIIQGNTDLMLIQGASLPSVMQNALDYDRKILRSDNVEFLAGLPETMSVMLGKTSILLVHGSPRKNDESILPGKDIKEIIPMIEGVKEALILCGHTHFPAGYQIEDKTVVNVGSVGRPFTQDQRSCYLVINADEEKENSFSLEHRFIKYDAQKAAEKLAKQDFEGAKALAEMLRKSTNKFVTNS; encoded by the coding sequence ATGGTTTTAGCAGCGGTTATCTCTGATATTCACGGTAATATGGAGGCTCTGGAAGCGGTTTTTGCAGATATCAGGGCGCAGGAAATTAAAAATATTTTTGTGCTTGGAGATTTGGCGCTTTTTGGCGGCGAACCCAACGAAGCCATTGATTTTATCAGGGGTTTATCAAACGAATACAATACAAAAATTATTCAGGGAAATACCGACTTAATGCTTATTCAAGGTGCAAGCCTGCCTTCTGTTATGCAAAATGCGCTTGATTATGACAGAAAGATTTTGCGCTCCGATAACGTAGAATTTTTAGCGGGGCTGCCTGAGACCATGAGCGTTATGCTTGGCAAAACGAGTATTCTTCTGGTCCATGGCTCCCCGAGAAAAAACGACGAAAGTATTTTACCCGGCAAAGATATAAAAGAAATAATTCCTATGATAGAGGGAGTAAAAGAGGCGCTGATTTTATGCGGACATACACATTTTCCCGCGGGATATCAAATAGAGGATAAAACCGTCGTCAATGTCGGCAGTGTAGGCAGACCTTTTACCCAAGACCAACGCTCGTGCTATCTGGTCATCAATGCTGATGAAGAAAAAGAAAATTCCTTCTCGCTTGAGCACAGGTTTATCAAATACGATGCGCAAAAAGCTGCCGAAAAACTTGCTAAACAGGATTTTGAAGGTGCCAAAGCGCTTGCTGAAATGCTTCGCAAATCAACAAATAAATTTGTTACGAACTCTTAA
- a CDS encoding N-acetylmuramoyl-L-alanine amidase, which produces MRRDCLIKFIILVWCALFSFMTPSFCADLKITNILVDDSSNLIFLNSNQDVRDAEYKVDILQNPKRAYIDIKDTVLSIPKQTLDFETGPISRVIIAQNSTDTVRVVFYTDDDKVIKDIKLFKFQNSLVFRLKDVEFIDNKTPVIYSDILPKEYEQQKIEIPIEKAKYSKYILTNIVDRKSQLLVSGVGTLKLNRPFILINPMRLVYDIPNAIVKDNSFYGDYELENGDKIKVGQFESDILRIVITTSKPDNYKAFVSTDLQSVLFADVLNIDNKDLLDANTPSKLENITVKQPNSNDTMMTLKFNNPTIHSLRRTYNKFIIDLLNVDYETNKNLFDCPKSNQFKGFTVQKLNGSANSTTLTFPVRESLKIDTGMTRDAQTIALKISGTYESPKPVQNKAPALAPKPLDGKVIIVDAGHGGKDAGACAGKCYEKIPALSISQMLAQNLQNQGAKIIMTRDDDTFVTLQDRVAISNYENADFFISIHLNSSEKSHINGIETHWYKPDSKEAAGIIHQAFAEAVPANDRGLFNSCFYVINHTKAPAILVEVGFISNPAEREQLFAQKRQQDTAKALTEGIVKYFKVKDK; this is translated from the coding sequence ATGAGAAGAGATTGTTTAATAAAATTCATAATCTTGGTTTGGTGTGCATTATTTTCTTTTATGACTCCATCTTTCTGTGCGGACTTAAAGATAACTAATATTCTGGTGGATGATTCTTCCAACTTAATATTTTTAAACTCTAATCAAGACGTAAGAGATGCCGAGTACAAAGTTGATATCCTTCAAAACCCCAAAAGAGCTTATATTGATATTAAAGATACCGTCTTGAGTATTCCCAAGCAAACATTGGATTTTGAGACCGGACCTATTTCAAGGGTGATTATTGCCCAGAATTCCACCGATACTGTAAGAGTGGTGTTTTATACAGATGACGATAAAGTTATCAAAGATATTAAGCTGTTTAAGTTTCAAAACTCTTTGGTATTCAGGTTAAAAGACGTGGAATTTATTGATAATAAAACCCCTGTAATATACAGCGATATCCTCCCAAAAGAGTACGAACAGCAAAAAATTGAAATACCTATAGAAAAGGCAAAGTATTCTAAATATATTCTTACTAATATTGTCGACCGTAAATCACAGCTTTTGGTGAGCGGCGTGGGTACTTTGAAGCTTAATCGCCCGTTTATCCTGATTAATCCGATGAGACTTGTTTATGACATTCCTAATGCCATTGTAAAAGATAACTCCTTTTATGGTGATTATGAGCTTGAGAACGGAGATAAAATCAAGGTAGGACAGTTTGAAAGCGACATACTCAGAATAGTTATTACAACCTCAAAACCTGATAATTATAAGGCTTTTGTATCAACGGATTTGCAGTCTGTGTTGTTTGCGGACGTCCTCAATATAGACAACAAAGATTTGCTGGATGCCAATACTCCGTCTAAGCTTGAGAATATTACGGTTAAGCAGCCGAATTCCAATGATACTATGATGACGCTTAAATTTAATAACCCCACTATTCATTCGCTGAGACGTACTTATAACAAATTTATTATTGATTTGTTGAATGTGGATTATGAAACCAATAAAAATTTGTTTGATTGTCCGAAGTCAAACCAGTTTAAAGGTTTTACCGTGCAAAAACTTAACGGCAGCGCTAACTCAACAACCTTAACGTTTCCTGTCAGAGAAAGCTTAAAAATCGATACGGGTATGACAAGAGATGCCCAAACAATCGCGTTAAAAATCTCGGGAACCTATGAAAGCCCCAAACCTGTTCAAAATAAAGCACCTGCCTTGGCGCCCAAACCGCTGGACGGCAAAGTTATCATTGTTGATGCAGGACATGGGGGCAAAGATGCCGGCGCGTGTGCAGGTAAGTGTTATGAGAAAATTCCTGCGTTGTCCATATCCCAAATGCTTGCACAAAATCTGCAAAATCAGGGAGCAAAAATCATTATGACACGTGATGATGATACGTTTGTTACACTGCAAGACAGGGTTGCTATTTCTAACTATGAGAATGCGGACTTTTTTATAAGTATCCATCTCAATTCCTCGGAAAAAAGCCATATTAACGGGATAGAAACCCATTGGTATAAGCCCGACAGTAAAGAAGCGGCAGGTATTATACATCAGGCTTTTGCCGAGGCTGTTCCTGCAAATGACAGGGGCTTATTTAATTCTTGTTTTTATGTTATAAATCATACTAAAGCACCTGCCATTTTAGTCGAGGTAGGATTTATTTCAAACCCTGCGGAAAGAGAACAGCTGTTTGCGCAAAAGCGGCAGCAGGATACGGCAAAGGCACTTACCGAAGGTATAGTTAAATATTTTAAAGTGAAAGATAAATAG
- the murI gene encoding glutamate racemase, translated as MSIGIFDSGVGGLSVLKKMVEILPDENYIYLGDTARVPYGEKTKEELTAFSREILDYFKQRQVKLVLMACNTSSANTLDVVKGEYDFKIFGLIKPTAEYISTLPDKRIGLMATSATVNSKAYPTAIEVFGKEVFDLACPPLVGIVESGMIFDEQNKKTVKQYLNQLLAKDIQRLILGCTHYPFLVPVMKEEGLRDEFFIDPADCIKNDAKKYLEDNKLLLQGKGSIEFLTTGDADVFETTGKLFFDKVSNVKHIELV; from the coding sequence ATGAGCATTGGGATTTTTGATTCCGGAGTGGGCGGCTTAAGTGTTCTTAAGAAGATGGTTGAAATTCTGCCTGACGAAAATTACATTTATTTAGGCGATACAGCCCGCGTCCCATACGGTGAAAAGACAAAAGAAGAACTCACGGCATTTTCGAGAGAAATTCTTGATTATTTTAAGCAAAGACAAGTAAAGCTGGTTTTGATGGCATGCAACACCTCATCAGCTAACACGCTTGATGTGGTGAAAGGCGAATACGACTTTAAAATCTTCGGGCTTATCAAGCCTACGGCTGAATATATAAGTACGCTCCCCGATAAAAGAATAGGGCTTATGGCTACGTCGGCCACCGTTAATTCAAAAGCCTATCCAACAGCGATTGAAGTGTTTGGCAAAGAAGTCTTTGACCTTGCCTGTCCGCCGTTAGTCGGTATAGTTGAATCAGGCATGATTTTTGATGAACAGAATAAAAAAACAGTGAAACAATACCTTAATCAACTTCTTGCGAAGGATATTCAAAGGTTGATTTTAGGCTGCACACATTATCCGTTTTTAGTTCCTGTTATGAAAGAAGAAGGTTTAAGGGATGAATTTTTTATTGACCCTGCGGATTGTATCAAAAATGATGCTAAAAAATACCTCGAAGATAATAAACTGCTTTTACAGGGCAAAGGAAGCATTGAATTTTTAACAACGGGCGATGCTGATGTTTTTGAAACAACAGGCAAGTTGTTCTTTGATAAAGTATCAAATGTTAAACATATTGAGCTTGTTTAG
- a CDS encoding WYL domain-containing protein, with translation MVNNYNQTSYNALLCLDYMLEHPDFDIDEVSEFLEKSNDVFYSKETILKYIRTFKLFGIDIKRKNAENNFNKSYKLVDFPVKIRFNNGEVDILEDIFTTLKSFYFSPNDYNVEEFADRIKLFLEADKLVFEPKMQQALRADNFNNVLLAKLKDLCKANQRLFVTKSDGTRMEFEPVGLTVLKNRLYCAGMCLKEKSNMLIDISDIKSVVRLPVKNKFSQYKVTVEFKLYGKLANSYTLKKGEKFLEKTPSYTSVQGKFNDKKLFFNRVLRYGKNCEIISPDFLRKDFYLYIKKIQSMY, from the coding sequence ATGGTGAATAATTATAATCAAACTTCTTATAACGCGCTGTTATGTCTTGATTATATGCTTGAGCATCCTGACTTTGATATAGATGAGGTATCGGAATTTTTAGAAAAATCCAACGATGTTTTTTATTCTAAAGAAACGATTTTAAAATATATCAGAACATTTAAACTTTTCGGAATAGATATAAAACGTAAAAATGCTGAAAATAATTTCAATAAAAGCTATAAGCTTGTTGATTTCCCCGTCAAAATCCGCTTCAATAACGGTGAAGTCGATATTTTAGAAGATATTTTTACTACTCTTAAGAGTTTTTACTTTAGCCCGAATGATTATAATGTTGAGGAATTTGCTGACAGAATAAAGCTGTTTCTGGAGGCTGATAAATTGGTTTTTGAACCAAAAATGCAGCAAGCCCTAAGAGCAGATAATTTTAATAATGTATTGTTAGCTAAGCTCAAGGATTTGTGCAAAGCTAACCAAAGACTGTTTGTTACAAAATCTGATGGTACCCGGATGGAATTTGAACCTGTCGGACTTACGGTGCTGAAAAACCGTTTATACTGCGCAGGTATGTGTCTCAAAGAAAAATCAAATATGCTTATTGATATCTCTGACATAAAAAGCGTAGTACGTTTGCCTGTTAAAAACAAATTTTCCCAATATAAAGTTACGGTTGAATTTAAACTTTACGGAAAACTTGCAAACTCCTATACTCTTAAAAAAGGCGAAAAATTCCTTGAAAAAACACCTTCATATACTTCGGTTCAGGGGAAATTCAATGATAAAAAACTCTTTTTTAACAGAGTTTTAAGGTATGGCAAAAACTGTGAAATTATTTCACCCGATTTTTTAAGAAAAGATTTTTATTTGTATATTAAGAAAATTCAAAGTATGTATTAA
- a CDS encoding WYL domain-containing protein: MPDNKTSREFDLLKDKNISSGAAFVIRTMFKLLDSPAEKEELLNGLSDDMLGIYINSLRKLGFKIKSPNKSCREYSLREQIDLLKITVEDVKFLIGIKEIIANFREYKSIYHFNNLAKKIADISSPQTKNLLYTKVINTEPFGLELHQKIEMIEEFLKSKFVLEVNYLSPNSGHKKFLVEAISIKLENDKLYFWCYNIESEQIQYLRTDRILDIKQSDINCGKEYKLQSAVCEFYKKQAILFTGVKGKKITEETPQKIVAQIDYENEFHFLQYLSSLGDDVKIIAPENLVNTYANILKETGAFYGE, encoded by the coding sequence ATGCCGGATAATAAAACCTCACGAGAGTTTGACTTACTAAAAGATAAAAACATTTCATCAGGCGCTGCTTTTGTTATCAGAACAATGTTCAAGCTGCTTGATTCGCCTGCTGAAAAAGAAGAGCTTCTAAACGGATTATCCGATGATATGCTGGGGATTTATATTAATTCTTTGCGAAAACTCGGCTTCAAGATAAAATCACCCAACAAATCCTGCCGCGAATATTCCCTGCGGGAGCAAATCGACTTATTAAAAATCACTGTTGAAGATGTCAAATTTTTAATCGGGATTAAAGAAATAATAGCGAACTTCAGAGAATACAAGTCAATTTACCATTTCAATAATCTTGCAAAGAAAATAGCTGATATAAGCAGCCCTCAAACCAAAAACCTGCTTTATACAAAAGTCATTAACACGGAACCGTTCGGGCTTGAATTGCATCAAAAAATAGAAATGATTGAAGAATTTTTAAAGTCAAAATTTGTGCTTGAAGTTAATTATCTTTCACCAAATTCAGGGCATAAAAAATTTTTAGTTGAAGCAATTTCTATAAAACTTGAAAACGATAAACTTTACTTTTGGTGTTATAACATTGAATCCGAACAGATACAGTATTTGAGAACAGACAGAATTTTAGATATTAAGCAATCAGATATTAACTGCGGAAAGGAATATAAATTGCAAAGCGCTGTTTGTGAATTTTATAAAAAACAGGCTATTTTATTTACGGGAGTTAAAGGCAAAAAAATCACGGAAGAAACCCCGCAAAAAATAGTGGCGCAAATTGATTATGAAAATGAATTTCATTTTTTGCAGTATCTTTCCTCATTAGGTGATGATGTCAAAATTATTGCACCTGAAAATCTGGTAAACACCTATGCCAATATTTTAAAAGAAACAGGGGCGTTTTATGGTGAATAA
- a CDS encoding metal-dependent hydrolase, with translation MTFKITYFGHSAFEIETPQGSILIDPFLSQNPHFKGDISKIRPVDILLTHAHSDHTGDAIPIAKSTGATITAIFELALYCQKKGANVNPVNTGGTLNFDWGTALFLPANHSSSTPEGDYGGIATSILLEIQGKKIYHAGDTGLSAELKMVGELFAPDICMLPIGGHFTLGQKEALQAAKWLNAGEIIPMHYDTFAPIKTDVNDFKFKIESETNSKCRIIKPHESLTY, from the coding sequence ATGACTTTTAAGATAACTTACTTTGGGCATAGTGCTTTTGAAATAGAAACTCCTCAAGGCAGTATTCTGATTGACCCGTTTTTATCTCAGAACCCTCATTTTAAAGGTGATATAAGCAAAATCCGCCCTGTGGATATTTTGCTGACGCACGCACATTCAGACCATACAGGTGATGCTATTCCGATTGCAAAATCAACAGGTGCAACTATCACCGCCATATTTGAGCTGGCTTTGTACTGCCAAAAGAAAGGCGCGAACGTTAACCCTGTAAATACCGGCGGGACTTTGAACTTTGACTGGGGAACAGCCCTATTTTTACCTGCAAACCATTCAAGCAGCACGCCGGAAGGTGATTATGGCGGAATTGCAACAAGTATATTGCTTGAAATTCAAGGCAAAAAAATTTACCATGCCGGTGATACCGGACTTAGCGCCGAATTAAAAATGGTAGGAGAGCTTTTTGCTCCCGATATTTGTATGCTTCCTATCGGCGGACACTTTACATTGGGGCAAAAAGAAGCTTTGCAGGCTGCAAAATGGCTCAATGCAGGAGAAATAATCCCCATGCATTATGATACTTTTGCGCCCATAAAAACCGATGTTAATGACTTTAAATTCAAAATTGAAAGCGAAACCAATTCCAAATGCCGGATAATAAAACCTCACGAGAGTTTGACTTACTAA
- a CDS encoding sigma-70 family RNA polymerase sigma factor — MIVAEDYKKLIEKLVTANKRFSGNEDLFEDFCAETLKRSFSIIKNIKDPQKINNYLNKVISTSIIHVLRTSGRLTKAAGSYQKIITAPIETGENPSDNGILELQDPAVNFVETISARETLKEIYDKVIEIDSQEPNEYYYKIFELKYLKHKRQKFIADFLGISQGEVSKRLFQLTKKINLIVNTD, encoded by the coding sequence TTGATTGTCGCCGAGGATTATAAAAAATTAATCGAAAAGTTGGTAACGGCAAATAAGAGGTTTTCAGGCAATGAGGACTTATTTGAGGATTTTTGTGCCGAAACTTTAAAGCGCTCTTTTAGTATTATCAAAAATATCAAAGACCCTCAAAAAATTAACAACTACTTAAACAAAGTAATATCTACCTCTATTATCCACGTTTTGCGCACATCGGGAAGATTAACAAAAGCAGCGGGCAGCTATCAAAAAATCATAACCGCTCCGATTGAAACAGGCGAAAATCCTTCTGACAACGGGATTTTAGAACTGCAAGACCCCGCGGTTAATTTCGTTGAAACAATTAGCGCACGCGAAACTCTCAAAGAAATTTATGACAAAGTGATTGAAATAGACAGCCAAGAACCAAATGAATATTATTACAAGATTTTTGAACTCAAATATCTAAAACACAAAAGACAAAAATTCATAGCGGATTTTTTAGGAATAAGCCAAGGTGAAGTCAGCAAAAGGCTTTTTCAGTTGACAAAAAAAATAAACTTGATTGTAAATACAGATTGA
- the rpiB gene encoding ribose 5-phosphate isomerase B, translating into MSESFDFKKQKVAIGTDHAGFELKQELVAMLDKLGIEYYDFGVYEKSPSDYPSIAKEVALAVADGEFDKGIILCGSGLGVCITANKVVGIRAVTCHDTYSARVSRTHNDANILTMGARVIGVDLAKEVALTWLKTGFEGGRHQVRVSMIEQ; encoded by the coding sequence GTGTCTGAGAGTTTTGATTTTAAAAAGCAAAAAGTTGCAATTGGTACTGACCATGCGGGTTTTGAGCTAAAGCAAGAGTTAGTTGCCATGTTGGATAAACTGGGCATAGAGTATTATGACTTCGGTGTTTATGAAAAATCACCTTCCGATTATCCTTCTATAGCAAAAGAAGTTGCACTTGCGGTTGCTGATGGCGAATTTGACAAAGGAATAATTCTTTGCGGAAGCGGATTGGGTGTTTGTATTACCGCTAATAAAGTTGTAGGAATAAGAGCCGTAACTTGTCATGACACATATTCAGCAAGAGTCAGCCGAACTCACAATGATGCCAATATTTTGACTATGGGCGCTCGTGTAATCGGTGTTGATTTGGCAAAGGAAGTAGCCCTTACCTGGTTAAAAACGGGGTTTGAAGGCGGCAGGCATCAGGTCAGAGTGTCTATGATTGAACAATAG
- a CDS encoding L-threonylcarbamoyladenylate synthase, which yields MKKNPQHLFRHNHKKIKEILLSGGVVAFPTDTVWGLGCCPSSKKGVMRIYELKKRDPQKPLILMSSQLDYLLPYVKGLNEEEKRIIGKHFPGALTLITQKSGLTMDYMTSDMDTVGIRIPNHRVFAELAEFASPLHLLATTSANISTQKSPLCKEDVINYFGDEIDFIIDDYGYYAEGLESTIIKYTDGWHVLRQGAVSV from the coding sequence ATGAAAAAGAACCCTCAACACTTGTTCCGGCACAACCACAAAAAAATTAAAGAAATACTTCTGAGCGGAGGAGTAGTGGCATTTCCTACCGATACGGTATGGGGACTCGGCTGCTGCCCGTCCAGTAAAAAAGGTGTTATGCGTATCTATGAATTGAAAAAGCGCGACCCCCAAAAACCCTTAATTCTTATGAGCAGCCAATTGGATTATTTGCTGCCGTACGTTAAAGGATTGAATGAAGAAGAAAAAAGAATAATCGGGAAGCATTTCCCCGGGGCTTTGACCCTGATTACACAAAAGTCCGGTTTAACCATGGATTATATGACCTCTGATATGGATACCGTTGGTATTAGAATTCCAAACCATAGAGTTTTTGCGGAGCTTGCGGAATTTGCTTCGCCTTTGCACCTGCTTGCTACCACAAGCGCCAATATTTCCACCCAAAAATCACCGCTATGCAAAGAAGATGTGATAAATTATTTTGGAGATGAAATTGATTTTATAATTGATGATTACGGGTACTATGCAGAAGGCTTGGAATCTACTATAATAAAGTATACTGACGGATGGCATGTATTAAGACAAGGAGCAGTTAGTGTCTGA
- a CDS encoding response regulator transcription factor, translated as MSNIKVLLVEDHEMTRMGLSVALEKAEGITLIDEAINGVQGVEKARKLIPNVILMDIGLPEIDGIEATKRIRALNIDTKILMFTSRESEEDVFAALGAGADGYIMKGANAAQLANAIIAVNDGTAWLDPAIAKLVLNKVVNVDTTAAQEKNPTQFVKACGLTAREIEVLALIVEGLNNPEIAERLIISRATAKAHVHSILQKLCVNDRTQAAVTAMKEGIV; from the coding sequence ATGAGTAATATTAAAGTTCTTTTGGTAGAAGACCATGAAATGACCAGAATGGGATTATCGGTTGCCCTTGAAAAAGCTGAAGGTATTACTCTTATAGACGAAGCGATTAACGGCGTGCAGGGTGTTGAAAAAGCACGCAAGCTCATCCCTAATGTAATCCTTATGGATATAGGTCTGCCTGAAATTGACGGTATAGAAGCCACAAAACGTATTCGTGCGCTTAATATTGATACAAAAATTCTTATGTTTACATCAAGAGAGTCGGAAGAAGATGTTTTTGCGGCTTTAGGCGCGGGCGCGGACGGCTATATTATGAAAGGCGCTAATGCTGCTCAGCTTGCCAATGCAATCATTGCGGTTAATGACGGTACGGCATGGCTTGACCCTGCTATTGCAAAGCTTGTTTTGAATAAAGTTGTAAACGTAGACACAACCGCGGCGCAAGAAAAAAACCCTACCCAGTTTGTTAAGGCCTGCGGACTGACTGCAAGGGAGATAGAAGTTTTGGCTTTGATTGTCGAAGGGCTTAACAACCCTGAGATTGCAGAGCGTTTAATAATTTCAAGGGCAACGGCAAAAGCTCATGTCCATAGTATTTTGCAAAAACTATGCGTCAATGACCGAACGCAAGCTGCTGTTACCGCTATGAAAGAAGGTATTGTTTAA
- a CDS encoding hybrid sensor histidine kinase/response regulator, translating to MDREKSKVLILDDDKLVTTTLSFLLQSQTDYEIFVFNSPFEALSYVQENDVDLIISDFLMPELNGIEFLSEVKKIRPSVTMILLTGYADKENAIKAINEVGLYKYIEKPWDNDELLINIKNGLERSELVATIKMQKEIERLRNDFIATLTHDLRTPLLAAIQTLEYFLDGSIDTVTEKQTKFLSTMLHSNQDMLGLVNALLEVYRYESGNFKLYKDKFNLSELTLHCCEEVKSLLEKKNLKLIKDFPDNITVNADKQEIRRVIANFLGNSIVHSPEDGVVTAKIQEESKYLTFSIQDTGRGIPKEDIHKIFNRFSQGTSAKRSSGTGLGLYLSRQIIDAHNGEIWLESEVDKGSTFYFKLRK from the coding sequence TTGGATAGAGAAAAGAGCAAAGTCTTGATATTAGATGATGATAAGCTTGTAACAACAACGCTTTCATTTCTGCTCCAATCCCAGACTGATTATGAAATTTTCGTTTTTAATTCACCTTTTGAAGCCTTGAGTTACGTTCAGGAAAATGATGTAGACTTAATTATTTCCGATTTTTTAATGCCCGAGCTTAACGGCATAGAATTTTTAAGCGAAGTTAAAAAAATCAGACCTTCTGTTACTATGATACTCCTGACCGGATATGCCGACAAAGAAAATGCCATTAAAGCAATTAACGAGGTCGGGCTTTACAAATACATAGAAAAACCATGGGATAATGACGAGCTTTTAATTAATATTAAAAACGGACTGGAGCGCAGTGAGCTTGTTGCAACGATTAAAATGCAGAAAGAAATAGAAAGACTGCGCAACGATTTTATTGCTACGCTTACCCATGATTTAAGAACCCCGCTTTTGGCGGCAATTCAAACTTTGGAGTATTTTTTAGACGGGTCGATTGATACTGTTACGGAAAAACAAACCAAATTCTTAAGTACAATGCTTCATTCCAATCAGGATATGTTGGGGCTGGTTAACGCCCTTTTAGAGGTTTACAGGTATGAATCGGGGAATTTTAAATTATACAAGGATAAATTCAACTTGTCAGAGCTTACGCTGCATTGCTGCGAAGAAGTTAAATCACTTTTAGAAAAGAAAAATCTTAAACTTATTAAGGATTTTCCCGATAATATTACCGTAAATGCGGATAAACAGGAAATAAGAAGAGTTATAGCGAATTTTTTAGGCAACTCTATCGTTCATTCCCCGGAAGACGGTGTTGTGACGGCTAAAATTCAGGAGGAATCCAAATATTTAACTTTTAGTATTCAAGATACCGGCAGAGGTATCCCCAAAGAAGATATCCACAAAATTTTCAACAGATTTTCGCAGGGAACATCCGCAAAACGCTCCAGCGGTACAGGCTTGGGGCTATATTTAAGCAGACAAATCATAGATGCGCATAACGGCGAAATTTGGCTTGAAAGTGAAGTTGATAAAGGCAGTACTTTCTATTTCAAATTACGCAAATAA